In Listeria monocytogenes, the following proteins share a genomic window:
- a CDS encoding YopX family protein, translated as MRGIEYRVWDKEVEEMDNNPSVIEMWQTKPINEQFRLEAEEKLVWMQYIGLKDKNGKKIFEGDIVINSKGQIGYIAYLIQEAGFVVVLETSDYRLGHRNTNESYAVASRHEVIGNMQDNPELFPGWWK; from the coding sequence ATGAGGGGGATTGAGTATAGAGTTTGGGATAAAGAGGTAGAAGAAATGGATAACAATCCGTCAGTTATAGAAATGTGGCAAACTAAACCAATTAACGAACAATTCCGTTTAGAAGCAGAAGAAAAACTGGTTTGGATGCAATACATTGGCTTGAAAGATAAGAATGGTAAGAAGATTTTTGAAGGAGACATAGTTATTAACTCTAAGGGCCAGATAGGATACATTGCTTATCTTATCCAAGAAGCGGGCTTTGTCGTTGTATTAGAGACGTCAGATTACAGGCTCGGTCATAGAAACACTAATGAAAGTTACGCCGTCGCTTCGCGGCATGAGGTCATAGGAAATATGCAGGATAATCCAGAGCTGTTTCCGGGGTGGTGGAAATGA